Proteins encoded together in one Deinococcus aestuarii window:
- a CDS encoding type II toxin-antitoxin system VapC family toxin, protein MTTVLDASALLAWLQGETGADQVDEALRQGTTIHAVNWAEVLTRLASKGLPAAEATRQLTERGILGQLLTVNLGTVEDAEVAADLFGATRDAGLSLGDRYGLALAGRLGVPVLTADRAWGSLSVGVSVTVIR, encoded by the coding sequence ATGACGACCGTTCTTGATGCCAGTGCCCTCCTGGCCTGGTTGCAGGGGGAGACGGGCGCTGACCAAGTGGACGAGGCCTTGAGGCAGGGGACAACGATCCACGCCGTGAACTGGGCCGAGGTGTTGACCCGGCTGGCGAGCAAAGGGCTCCCGGCGGCAGAGGCCACCCGGCAGCTCACGGAGCGCGGTATCCTCGGGCAGCTCCTGACCGTGAACCTGGGGACGGTGGAGGATGCGGAGGTGGCCGCCGACCTCTTCGGAGCGACGCGTGATGCCGGGCTCTCCCTCGGTGACCGCTACGGTCTCGCGCTCGCGGGGCGCCTCGGCGTGCCGGTGCTGACCGCCGACCGGGCCTGGGGCAGTCTGAGCGTGGGCGTGTCAGTCACGGTGATTCGCTGA
- a CDS encoding AbrB/MazE/SpoVT family DNA-binding domain-containing protein, which produces MAGVEAFTLEVKENGRIFLPVAFRQSMGVQSGDRLIARVLEKGKAELVTAGHAVASARGMFAHLAPEGVSMVDELLRERREEVAREAGITEGGGMDDDRS; this is translated from the coding sequence ATGGCTGGAGTGGAGGCATTCACGCTTGAGGTTAAGGAGAATGGACGTATTTTTCTTCCCGTCGCCTTCCGCCAGAGCATGGGCGTTCAGTCGGGTGACCGCCTGATCGCCCGCGTACTGGAGAAGGGCAAAGCAGAGCTGGTGACCGCGGGCCATGCGGTTGCCTCCGCACGGGGGATGTTCGCTCACCTGGCTCCTGAAGGGGTATCGATGGTAGACGAACTGCTTCGGGAGCGGCGGGAGGAGGTCGCTCGGGAAGCAGGCATCACTGAGGGAGGCGGGATGGATGACGACCGTTCTTGA
- a CDS encoding AbrB/MazE/SpoVT family DNA-binding domain-containing protein, whose protein sequence is MGRTVLTSKGQVTIPANVRDALGLGAGDQLLIELQEGGFSAKVVKKTRVSELRGIFAGPPLPEKEEARDRIGQELGEQLERSP, encoded by the coding sequence GTGGGACGAACCGTGTTGACGAGTAAGGGACAGGTAACGATCCCGGCGAATGTCAGGGACGCACTCGGCCTGGGTGCTGGCGACCAATTGCTGATCGAGCTTCAGGAGGGTGGATTTTCCGCCAAGGTCGTGAAGAAGACGAGAGTGAGCGAACTCCGGGGCATCTTTGCCGGGCCGCCGCTCCCTGAGAAGGAGGAGGCGCGGGACCGGATCGGGCAGGAACTTGGGGAACAATTGGAGCGTTCCCCTTGA
- a CDS encoding PIN domain-containing protein, which yields MNLWLDAHAILRFLVNDHEEHARRVEGLLERAGRGDVQLVVTALVIAECTWVLNSFYKRDRVEIAEGLLRFLAADGLTLPEEDAVLEGLRLMLTRSVDFADAYLAACAKGRGEAVASFDLDYRKLSCEVVTP from the coding sequence TTGAACCTCTGGCTGGATGCCCATGCCATCCTGCGCTTCCTCGTCAACGACCACGAGGAGCACGCCCGGCGGGTCGAGGGCCTGCTGGAACGCGCCGGGCGAGGAGACGTGCAGCTCGTCGTCACCGCCCTCGTCATCGCCGAGTGCACCTGGGTCCTCAACTCCTTTTACAAGCGGGACCGGGTGGAGATCGCCGAGGGCCTGCTCCGCTTTCTGGCGGCCGACGGCCTGACCCTCCCTGAAGAAGACGCCGTGCTCGAAGGGTTGCGGCTGATGCTGACGCGGAGTGTGGATTTCGCGGACGCCTACCTGGCCGCCTGTGCCAAGGGGCGGGGCGAGGCCGTGGCCTCCTTTGACCTGGACTACCGCAAACTGAGCTGTGAGGTGGTGACCCCTTGA
- a CDS encoding tyrosine-type recombinase/integrase produces MTLDVYKGELVARARTWVDLPLDERRRRAVAAARDRDGEALWDLTEAHLTTHGSAGARVRPHTLRMYHLGVRHWLAYGNTAAVALLNPAPDTGALYLRSLEASGKAPSTAQVYLAGVRQLYRALRWAGATTADPFLDARPARDKTAPWDKRQPYPEEDVQKLLAAATPELRLLVLLGAHAGLRASELVALGWEDVQLDAGTLRVRDGKGGKARVINLSASLTTALAALGGKTGPVIGRSPEAARLRLKTLCKQAGVAYRGLHALRHYNGTRIVRAGLSLEAAAQHLGHASIETTRVYAKWSDDTLKRELGRW; encoded by the coding sequence TTGACCCTCGATGTCTACAAGGGAGAGCTTGTGGCGCGGGCCCGCACCTGGGTGGACCTGCCCCTCGACGAGCGACGGCGCCGGGCGGTGGCGGCGGCCAGGGACCGGGATGGGGAAGCCCTCTGGGACCTGACCGAGGCGCACCTGACGACCCACGGTTCGGCCGGGGCCCGGGTGCGTCCCCACACCCTGCGGATGTACCACCTGGGGGTCCGTCATTGGTTGGCCTACGGGAACACGGCGGCCGTCGCGCTGCTCAACCCCGCTCCCGACACGGGGGCCTTGTACCTCCGCTCCCTGGAGGCCTCGGGCAAGGCCCCCTCGACGGCGCAGGTCTACCTCGCCGGGGTACGCCAGCTTTACCGGGCGCTGCGCTGGGCCGGGGCCACCACCGCCGATCCCTTCCTGGACGCGCGCCCGGCACGGGACAAGACCGCACCCTGGGACAAGCGGCAACCCTACCCGGAGGAGGACGTGCAAAAACTCCTCGCCGCCGCGACACCCGAGCTGCGCCTGCTGGTCCTGCTGGGCGCCCACGCCGGGCTGCGGGCCAGCGAGCTGGTTGCCCTGGGGTGGGAGGACGTGCAGCTCGACGCCGGAACACTGCGGGTGCGGGACGGGAAAGGCGGGAAGGCCAGGGTGATCAACCTCAGCGCCTCCCTGACCACGGCACTCGCGGCCCTGGGTGGCAAGACCGGGCCGGTGATCGGGCGCAGTCCCGAGGCGGCCAGGCTGAGGCTCAAGACCTTGTGCAAGCAGGCGGGGGTGGCGTACCGGGGGCTGCACGCGCTGCGGCACTACAACGGGACCCGGATCGTGCGCGCGGGGCTGAGCCTGGAGGCGGCCGCCCAGCACCTGGGGCACGCCAGCATCGAGACCACCCGGGTCTATGCCAAGTGGAGTGACGACACGCTCAAGCGTGAACTCGGCCGGTGGTAG
- a CDS encoding tyrosine-type recombinase/integrase, giving the protein MIGRTPEAARGRLRTLCKREGIPYLGLHALRHTAGTRLVRAGFPLQDVAEHLGHRRPTPTASGPTTGSRRTCGGVDALLRWGRGSGTTGPGTPPAWGLVPSAGASNEEGGRLGRPGDVPHFTRKPTRSTR; this is encoded by the coding sequence GTGATCGGGCGGACGCCGGAAGCGGCGCGGGGGAGACTGCGGACCTTGTGCAAACGCGAAGGCATTCCCTATTTGGGCCTGCACGCGCTGCGGCATACGGCTGGGACGCGGCTGGTGCGGGCGGGCTTCCCGCTTCAGGACGTGGCCGAACACCTGGGGCACAGACGGCCCACACCTACGGCAAGTGGGCCGACGACCGGCTCAAGGCGCACCTGCGGGGGAGTTGACGCTCTCCTCCGGTGGGGCAGGGGCTCCGGCACCACGGGGCCGGGGACGCCCCCAGCGTGGGGCCTGGTCCCCAGTGCAGGCGCCAGCAACGAAGAAGGCGGACGTCTGGGCCGCCCTGGTGACGTGCCCCACTTCACCCGGAAGCCGACGCGGTCCACCCGGTGA
- a CDS encoding SDR family oxidoreductase, with protein sequence MRIFVTGASGFVGSAVVPELLAAGHGVVGLARSEASARAIAAAGATVQRGDLDDVESLRAGAAAADGVIHLAYNHDFSQPVAAAQTDLRAIETLGAALEGSDRPLVIASGLAGAATGRVATEQDRPDPATYPRVASAQAALALASRGVRSSVVRLAPTVHGEGDPNFIARLVAIARERGVSGYIGGGDNRWPAVHRLDAARLFRLALEGAPAGSVLHGVAEEGVPVRAIASGIGRHLGLPVVSVSAEEATGHFGWLARFLAADAPASSTLTRELLGWQPTQPGLLADLDQGHYFQSLS encoded by the coding sequence ATGCGTATTTTCGTGACCGGCGCGTCCGGGTTTGTCGGCTCTGCCGTGGTTCCCGAACTTCTCGCCGCCGGGCATGGGGTGGTGGGCCTCGCCCGCTCGGAGGCCTCGGCCCGGGCCATTGCCGCCGCCGGGGCCACGGTGCAGCGCGGCGACCTCGACGACGTGGAAAGCCTGCGGGCGGGCGCCGCCGCGGCGGACGGTGTGATCCACCTCGCCTACAACCACGACTTCTCGCAACCCGTGGCCGCCGCACAGACCGACCTGCGCGCCATCGAAACCCTCGGCGCCGCGCTGGAGGGCTCGGATCGGCCCCTGGTGATCGCCTCCGGGCTGGCCGGGGCCGCGACGGGGCGGGTGGCGACCGAACAGGACCGGCCCGACCCGGCGACCTACCCGCGCGTCGCCTCCGCCCAGGCGGCCCTCGCCCTCGCCTCCCGGGGGGTGCGCTCGTCCGTCGTGCGGCTCGCGCCGACGGTGCACGGCGAGGGGGACCCCAACTTCATCGCTCGACTCGTCGCCATCGCCCGCGAGCGGGGGGTGTCCGGCTACATCGGGGGCGGGGACAACCGCTGGCCGGCGGTGCACCGGCTCGACGCCGCGCGCCTCTTCCGCCTGGCGCTGGAGGGCGCGCCCGCCGGGTCGGTCCTGCACGGGGTCGCCGAGGAGGGCGTGCCGGTCCGCGCCATCGCCTCGGGAATCGGGCGGCACCTGGGGCTGCCGGTGGTCTCGGTCTCTGCTGAGGAAGCCACGGGTCACTTCGGGTGGCTGGCCCGTTTTCTGGCCGCCGACGCCCCGGCCTCCAGCACGCTGACCCGCGAGTTGCTGGGCTGGCAGCCGACCCAGCCGGGGCTGCTGGCGGACCTCGACCAGGGTCACTACTTCCAAAGTCTCTCCTGA
- a CDS encoding TetR/AcrR family transcriptional regulator, whose translation MGRWGPDARGRLEEAALELYTERGYEQTTVAEIAGRAGLTERTFFRHFADKREVLFGGSTLLRELVVGAVERVPEAATPMEAVVAGLAAAGAFFQQNVERSRRRQAVIDANAELQARELSKFAALATAIQGALHRRGVAGPAAGLTAEAGIVVFKTTFERWLGGTGQRDWTPLLRESLNDLRTVVGGGEAQVDPQ comes from the coding sequence ATGGGCCGGTGGGGACCAGATGCGCGCGGTCGCCTGGAAGAGGCGGCGCTGGAGCTGTACACCGAGCGCGGCTACGAGCAGACCACGGTGGCCGAGATCGCCGGGCGGGCGGGGCTGACGGAGCGGACGTTTTTCCGGCACTTCGCCGACAAGCGCGAGGTGCTGTTCGGGGGGTCGACCCTTCTCCGGGAACTCGTCGTGGGCGCCGTCGAGCGCGTGCCGGAGGCCGCAACGCCGATGGAGGCGGTCGTTGCGGGCCTGGCGGCGGCGGGCGCCTTTTTTCAGCAGAACGTCGAGCGGTCGAGGCGGCGCCAGGCGGTGATCGACGCGAACGCGGAGCTTCAGGCCCGTGAGCTGAGCAAGTTCGCTGCACTCGCCACAGCGATTCAGGGCGCCCTGCACCGGCGTGGGGTCGCGGGCCCGGCAGCGGGTCTGACCGCCGAGGCCGGGATCGTGGTCTTCAAAACTACGTTCGAACGCTGGCTGGGCGGGACCGGCCAGCGAGACTGGACGCCACTCCTTCGTGAGTCACTGAACGACCTCAGAACCGTCGTGGGTGGCGGCGAGGCTCAGGTGGACCCGCAGTAA
- a CDS encoding SDR family NAD(P)-dependent oxidoreductase translates to MAQVIVISGAGSGFGALTARALADAGNIVYAGIRETTGRNAGRVRGAQTYAREHGVDLRTTELDVSSQASVDTAVARIVRDAGRLDVVIHNAGHMVNGPTEAFTPEQLAQVYDTNVLSTQRLNRAALPHLRGQGHGLVLWVGSSSTRGGTPPYLAPYFAAMAAMDALAVSYAAELARFGIETSIVVPGSFTSGTHHFASAGTPGQRRTRRSIRACWPPSRGGSRSWRHRTPTPRAIKQVQYRHQRALDIRLADIGTTLVQWDALRAIGRLPGASAHELAAETFQSDQAFGTLAGRLLAQGLIERRPGRRKRIEHHLTSAGTRVSEAGYPIAEEVLGGTLAPLTEAERATLLALLRRVVAEPASDAARAK, encoded by the coding sequence ATGGCACAGGTCATCGTGATCAGCGGAGCGGGCAGCGGCTTCGGCGCCCTCACCGCGCGCGCCCTCGCGGACGCGGGGAACATCGTCTATGCGGGCATCCGGGAAACCACGGGTCGGAATGCCGGGCGCGTCCGCGGGGCGCAGACCTACGCCCGGGAGCACGGCGTCGATCTGCGCACCACCGAACTCGACGTGAGTTCCCAGGCGTCCGTGGACACCGCCGTCGCCCGGATCGTGCGGGACGCAGGCAGGCTTGACGTGGTGATTCACAACGCCGGGCACATGGTGAATGGTCCCACCGAAGCCTTCACCCCGGAACAACTGGCGCAGGTGTACGACACGAACGTGCTGAGTACCCAGCGGCTCAACCGGGCGGCGCTGCCTCACCTGCGGGGTCAGGGGCACGGCCTGGTCCTGTGGGTGGGCAGCTCCAGCACCCGGGGCGGGACGCCCCCCTACCTGGCCCCGTACTTCGCGGCCATGGCGGCGATGGACGCGCTGGCGGTGAGCTACGCGGCGGAGCTGGCCCGCTTCGGGATCGAGACCAGCATCGTCGTGCCGGGCTCGTTCACCAGTGGCACCCATCACTTCGCCAGCGCGGGAACGCCTGGGCAGCGGAGGACGAGGAGAAGTATCCGGGCCTGCTGGCCTCCGTCGCGGGGAGGCTCACGGAGCTGGCGCCACCGAACGCCGACGCCTCGAGCCATCAAGCAGGTGCAGTACCGGCACCAGCGCGCCCTCGACATCCGGCTGGCCGACATCGGCACCACGCTGGTCCAGTGGGACGCGCTGCGGGCCATCGGCCGCTTGCCGGGCGCCTCCGCGCACGAGCTGGCGGCCGAAACGTTTCAGAGCGACCAGGCGTTCGGCACGCTGGCGGGGCGGCTGCTGGCCCAGGGCCTGATCGAGCGCCGACCCGGCCGCAGAAAGCGCATCGAGCACCACCTCACGTCCGCCGGGACCCGAGTGTCGGAGGCGGGCTACCCCATCGCCGAAGAGGTGCTAGGCGGCACCCTCGCCCCCCTGACCGAAGCTGAACGCGCCACCCTGCTGGCCCTGCTGAGGCGGGTGGTCGCCGAACCGGCGAGCGATGCGGCGCGGGCGAAGTAA